A single window of Finegoldia magna ATCC 29328 DNA harbors:
- a CDS encoding SpaA isopeptide-forming pilin-related protein: MNKNTIKKAVMTTLALSLMLQPIISEVKANAAAVTQPAVTATQNEKYNVTLHKLISEKDIELKNTGKELKDLQGAVPYNKAKYGEISFNVYKLTKPASGYKEESPQAVADIVEKLGTTKPSKHSKKRNVKEEYGVQEVSSQVVDENGNVKFELEKGDYVIIEKSNSNTKQKAKPMFISLPMTNTEGKGFEKDIHLYPKNKVQAISFTLKKVQSEKGKTDNPLTNSPLEGATFNLYKGERGKGIKVGGDLKTNSEGKITVNDLEVGEYYFVETASANNKLISKYCLNDDNNGLGFGVTKEGDVRILRKDINDTRSIALIQLTDGGQKYNNIPLVNYEKPELKKQIVGAVAGKTLSYDAGEVIPFELTTYIPNDIKDYDHFKLSDTPNKSLKVDTKSIKVKLAKKEGEYVDLDEEELTVGKDYTLTTEGLTNGKAFEIALKLSPELAGKFAGRDVVVQYNASIDESVDLNATLSNNAGIDYDNGTHPKENPGEGGDGDKDNHVDVDSYGKRFVKKDAGLWGTTLLGEGGLKDAHFRLEKENKGNWEIVERFKDVVSKEDGSFEIKGLKEGKYRLVETKAPEGFRLPDGDDAITEFTLDANSKDANNAAVNIKNSKDTPLPVTGLDAMGYTVVATVGLLGVAVVTKKKKEVNA, translated from the coding sequence ATGAACAAAAACACAATTAAAAAAGCAGTAATGACAACTTTAGCATTATCTTTAATGCTACAACCAATTATTTCAGAAGTTAAAGCAAATGCAGCAGCAGTTACACAACCTGCTGTTACAGCTACACAAAATGAAAAGTACAATGTAACTTTGCATAAACTTATCAGTGAAAAAGATATTGAACTTAAAAACACTGGTAAAGAACTAAAAGATTTGCAAGGAGCAGTGCCATACAACAAAGCTAAGTACGGTGAAATTTCATTTAATGTATATAAACTAACAAAGCCTGCGAGTGGATATAAAGAAGAATCCCCACAAGCAGTAGCTGATATAGTTGAAAAGTTAGGCACTACAAAACCATCTAAACACTCAAAAAAACGAAACGTAAAAGAGGAATATGGTGTTCAAGAGGTTTCATCACAAGTAGTAGATGAAAATGGTAATGTTAAGTTCGAACTTGAAAAAGGCGATTATGTAATAATTGAAAAAAGTAATAGTAACACTAAACAAAAAGCGAAACCAATGTTTATTTCCTTGCCTATGACAAATACTGAAGGTAAGGGTTTTGAAAAAGATATTCACTTATATCCTAAAAATAAAGTGCAAGCTATCTCATTTACTTTGAAAAAAGTTCAAAGTGAAAAAGGAAAAACAGATAATCCACTTACGAATAGTCCACTAGAAGGAGCTACTTTTAATCTTTACAAAGGTGAAAGAGGTAAAGGTATAAAAGTTGGTGGAGATTTAAAAACTAATAGCGAAGGTAAAATAACCGTAAATGACTTAGAAGTCGGAGAATACTATTTTGTTGAAACAGCTTCTGCAAATAATAAATTGATATCTAAGTATTGTTTGAATGATGATAACAACGGTTTAGGTTTCGGAGTTACTAAAGAAGGTGATGTTAGGATATTGAGAAAAGATATTAACGATACTAGAAGTATTGCTCTTATTCAACTTACTGATGGTGGACAAAAATATAATAATATTCCTTTAGTTAACTATGAAAAACCAGAATTAAAGAAACAAATAGTAGGTGCTGTTGCAGGAAAAACATTAAGTTATGATGCAGGAGAAGTCATTCCTTTTGAATTGACAACATATATTCCAAATGACATCAAAGATTATGATCATTTCAAATTATCAGACACTCCTAATAAATCTTTAAAAGTTGATACAAAATCAATTAAAGTTAAATTAGCTAAAAAAGAAGGCGAATATGTAGACCTTGACGAAGAAGAATTAACGGTCGGCAAGGATTATACATTAACGACAGAAGGTTTAACTAATGGTAAGGCTTTTGAAATAGCTTTGAAATTGTCTCCAGAGTTAGCTGGAAAATTTGCTGGTAGGGATGTTGTAGTTCAATATAACGCTTCAATTGATGAAAGTGTTGACTTAAACGCTACATTGTCAAATAACGCAGGTATTGATTACGATAACGGAACTCATCCTAAAGAAAATCCGGGTGAAGGTGGAGACGGCGACAAGGATAATCACGTTGATGTCGATTCTTATGGTAAGAGATTTGTTAAGAAAGATGCTGGTCTTTGGGGAACTACATTATTAGGTGAAGGTGGATTGAAAGATGCACACTTCAGACTTGAAAAAGAAAACAAAGGCAACTGGGAAATTGTTGAAAGATTTAAAGATGTAGTAAGTAAAGAAGACGGTTCTTTTGAAATCAAAGGATTAAAGGAAGGTAAGTATAGATTAGTTGAAACTAAAGCACCTGAAGGATTTAGATTACCTGATGGAGACGATGCTATTACTGAGTTCACATTAGATGCTAACTCAAAAGATGCTAATAACGCAGCTGTTAATATTAAAAACAGCAAAGATACTCCACTTCCAGTAACAGGTTTGGATGCTATGGGTTATACAGTAGTTGCTACAGTTGGTCTATTAGGCGTTGCAGTCGTTACTAAAAAGAAAAAAGAAGTTAATGCTTAA